A portion of the Pseudorasbora parva isolate DD20220531a chromosome 1, ASM2467924v1, whole genome shotgun sequence genome contains these proteins:
- the LOC137063037 gene encoding polyadenylate-binding protein-interacting protein 2B-like isoform X1: protein MPEPAEMNGPDVAKTPGSGVSGSEGKEPVANGHAEIESNPFAEYMWMENEEEYDRQVEEELLEQEFLERCFQEMLDEEDQDWFIPERDLPSVGQIQQQLNGLTVSDGNAEEILQKSILNPEAKEFVPGVKY from the exons ATGCCAG AGCCAGCAGAAATGAACGGGCCTGACGTAGCAAAGACGCCGGGCAGTGGGGTTTCAGGAAGTGAGGGAAAGGAGCCAGTAGCCAATGGGCATGCAGAGATTGAGTCCAACCCCTTTGCAGAGTACATGTGGATGGAGAACGAGGAGGAATACGATCGGCAG GTGGAGGAGGAATTGCTTGAGCAAGAGTTTTTGGAGCGCTGTTTCCAAGAGATGTTGGATGAGGAGGATCAGGATTGGTTCATTCCTGAAAGAGACCTACCATCAGTCGGACAGATTCAGCAACAGCTCAACGGACTTACTGTCAGTGACGGCAATGCAGAAGAAATCTTG CAAAAGAGCATCTTAAACCCTGAAGCCAAGGAGTTTGTGCCAGGGGTGAAATACTAA
- the LOC137063037 gene encoding polyadenylate-binding protein-interacting protein 2B-like isoform X2, with the protein MNGPDVAKTPGSGVSGSEGKEPVANGHAEIESNPFAEYMWMENEEEYDRQVEEELLEQEFLERCFQEMLDEEDQDWFIPERDLPSVGQIQQQLNGLTVSDGNAEEILQKSILNPEAKEFVPGVKY; encoded by the exons ATGAACGGGCCTGACGTAGCAAAGACGCCGGGCAGTGGGGTTTCAGGAAGTGAGGGAAAGGAGCCAGTAGCCAATGGGCATGCAGAGATTGAGTCCAACCCCTTTGCAGAGTACATGTGGATGGAGAACGAGGAGGAATACGATCGGCAG GTGGAGGAGGAATTGCTTGAGCAAGAGTTTTTGGAGCGCTGTTTCCAAGAGATGTTGGATGAGGAGGATCAGGATTGGTTCATTCCTGAAAGAGACCTACCATCAGTCGGACAGATTCAGCAACAGCTCAACGGACTTACTGTCAGTGACGGCAATGCAGAAGAAATCTTG CAAAAGAGCATCTTAAACCCTGAAGCCAAGGAGTTTGTGCCAGGGGTGAAATACTAA